TGTCCCCAAGGGGAAGTGGAGGAAAGGGCAGCCTCAGGGGCACAGTGACCCACGTCCAGTGTGGGGAGGTGAAGGAGAGGGCTGTATGGAGGACAGAGGTCCTCCTGAGGGTGATggcaggtgtgggggaggggtcggCTGTGGACAGACAGGGGGGCGCGTCACCTGGGTAGACCCCACCACCAAAGCACATGTCTCTCCGGGCTGGGTGCCCCAGGGTCCCCTGGTTCTGAGTAGGGGCTACCTTCTGACTTCccactcaccccaccccactTTGCAGGCACCCCGGATGGTCAGCCACAGCCCACCCGGCCTCTCCCCACTGTGACTCCCCGGCGACCGGGCCGGCCAGACCATCGGCCTCCCAGACCCCCTCAGCCACCACCCCCAGGCGGGAAGCCGGAGCGGCCCCCAAAGCCGggccccccagcccagccccgagCTACGGAACGGCCTGACCAGTATGGCCCTAACATCTGCGACGGGGACTTTGACACAGTAGCCATGCTGCGTGGGGAGATGTTCGTGTTCAAGGTCTGGCCCCTGCCCGTGTCTCCCCTGATCCCTTGGCCCCGTCTCAGAGCAGGAGAGCAGCCCCCACATCCCACCCCTGCATCCTTGCCCCACCTGACTGCCCAAgcacacccacccctccctcactgaGCAGTCCCTGGGGAGCCCTCAGACCCTAGACCAAGAAGAAACCAGCCTGAGGGACACgggacttgctcagggtcacacagcgagTGCAGGGGTCCACACCCCGCCCAGGGCTCACTTATGGGTGCTGCCCTGGCTTTCCAAGCCACCCCTCTGGATCTCCCTGACCTAGGAAAGGGCAGCCAGATGAGGGGCCTCTCCCAGTATGAGGGAGTGAGCTTGCCCTGCCCACTCACACCCACGCCCTCCCCAGGGCCGCTGGTTCTGGCGGGTCCGGCACAACCGCGTCCTGGACAACTATCCCATGCCCATTGGGCACTTCTGGCGTGGTCTGCCCAGTGACATCAGTGCTGCCTACGAGCGCCAAGATGGAcgctttgtcttttttaaaggTAAGCCGGGGTAGGTGGGAGGGCACCTACCTCCCTTCCCTGACCTCTGGCCTGGCCTCTGACCCAGCGGgcctgaaggaggaggagagcatAGGGCTACATGGCATGTCCACAGTGTGGGGAGCCGAGtcaaggcaggggtggggcaggaggagacagaaacCTAGGGACAGGAGGACCTGGGCCCCTGGGGGCCAGCGGCTGCTCTGACTGGAGGCGAGCGTCCATCTGCAGCACAGGGGCTCCGCATGTGACTCCTCCTTCCTTGTGTCTTGTGCCTCCTGCAGCCCCTCCTCATAAGACCAGAGCCCCCCCGTCCCCTCCTTCCTGGGCAGGATTTCTGTGGTCTGTCTGCAGGGACAGTGGAGCTCCCTGCCACCGGCCCTCCCTGTGCGGCCTGCCTCTCTGGGGAGGGCCTCAAGGGCGGCACCCCCGGTGGATcagctgtgtccccagcccaGCTGGCCTGAGCCCACGCTTAAAGCCCCTGGGCTCAGAGTCCAGGCAGGGctccccctctttcctccctctgtacAAgaactgtgtgtggggggggggggggggggggggcggacgtTCACATGGGAGTGCAGGCCATTTATAGTGTGACCGTGTGCTGTGGGTACAGGTGTGAGTGAGTGACTTGTACGTGTGTAAATGAGTATGTCACAGGTGCCCGTGAGTGCTGAGTGTGTGTGATGTGCAAGTGagttgtcttgtgtgtgtgtaggggtcaGTGCCTACACTGTCCTGTGTACAAGgacgtggggcgggggggggggaggtaagtGCAGCAGTGGATGTGTGTGGATGTGTAAGCCTAGGACAGCATTCCccatgtcccctccctcccacgcccctctgccccaggcctgTCCTCACCCACCCGCCTCTTCTCCTGCAGGTGACCGCTACTGGCTCTTCCGAGAAGCCAACCTAGAGCCCGGCTACCCACAACCGCTGACCAGCTACGGCCTGGGCATCCCCTACGACCGCATCGACACGGCCATCTGGTGGGAACCCACAGGTCACACCTTCTTCTTCCAAGAGGACAGGTGAGCACCGCCTTCCTCAAAGGCAGAAGGCCCCAGCCGAACCCCCCTACCCAGAGAACCACAGCCGGTGCTTCTGCTCACAGGTACTGGCGCTTTAATGAGGATACACAGCGTGGAGACCCCGGCTACCCTAAGCCCATCAGCGTGTGGCAGGGGATCCCTACCTCCCCCAAAGGGGCCTTCCTGAGCAACGATGCAGGTACTGGGCCAACTCCCTGCAGCCCGCCCAGCACTCACCAtcccctcctccacacacagGGTTCGCCCAGCCTTTCGATGGCAGGTGTGAGGGACGCAGCCATGGCAGGCCCTGGGTCGGGGGCTTCCAGAGCATGACCGTCCTGGTCCCTCCTGCACTGTCTCCATCCCCTCTTTACAGACAGTCACACTAAACCAGAGAGCTTGAGTAAAGGGCCCCAAACCCCACAGCAAGAAAGTTGTGGGGAACCGAGAATCCAACCCAGGTCCGCCTGTGTCCAGAGCAGGAACTCAGAACTACCCTGTTCCCTCCGGGGCAACCCAcagggagcctgaagcctgaggGGGGTTAGCTTGGCTCAAAGCAATGGCGGGCAAGAGTCCTGCCAAGGTGCCCGCTTACCTGCCTGGAAAGGAAGCTTGACCTCTGTCATTATAACTTAGCACCAGGGAGCTGTGGCTTTTATTTCTCCAGCAGGGTCTCTGGCAAACTTACGAAAAACCATTAGTCTTGGTTCTCAGGTTCCAGGTTCTTAGGCTCAGGGGAGACCCCACTGACTTTGCCAGTGCTTAGGCAGGTCACGTGGCATCTGTGTGTGACGGCATCGCCATGCAACTACTCTGATCTCATTGTGATCAGCAGAGTATAGACTCACTCATAGTTCAGACTTGGCCCTTCGTGGGGCTGATGGGACATGGGCAGAGCACCCAAAGCCACAGAGCCCATCCAAGGCAATGTTAGACTCTGCTCCAGGTCTGCTGCAGGCTGGCCGTGTGCAAGGCTGGCCTTGAGCAAGACATTGACCTCTCTGGTGTGGGGTGAGCCAGTCCTGGGACAAGGTAGCAGGGCCCCCTGACCGTAGCCCTTATGCGGCAGGCTGCAAGACCCTTCTGCGTGCTGCCCCAGCCAGGAAGCACAGGCAGCACCGTCAGGTCCTTTCCCCAAaccctgcccctctctgagccAGGTCTGGCTCCCATAAGTTGAGAGGGGCCAGATCTGAAAATGCTCAGGCAAGCGAGTGAGAAGGTgggtgttttaagtttttatttattctgagagagacagagagagtgtgcaagcagggcagagggggcgaggggcgggggggacaggatcccaaggaggctctgtgctgacagcagagaacccgatgcggggctcgaactcaccaaccgtgagatcatgacctgagtggaagtcagatgcttaactgactgagccacccaggcgcccccagggtgGGTGTTTTCAAGCTGGGGCTCCTTCAGCATGTCCTGGTCTTCTTTGAGGGTCACCGGCCGGCGGCTGGGGCACGGCCTGACACCGCTCATCCCCGCTTGCCCCTGCAGCCTACACGTACTTCTACAAGGGCACCAAGTACTGGAAGTTTGACAACGAGCGCCTGCGAATGGAGCCAGGCTACCCCAAATCCATCCTGCGGGACTTCATGGGCTGCCAAGAGCACGTGGACACGGGACCCCGATGGCCCGATGTGGCCCGTCCGCCCTTCAACCCCGATGGGGGTGCAGAGCCCGGGGCGGACGGTGACAGCGAAGAGGGCGATGAGGGCCGCGAGGCCGGCGCGGGTGGCGGAGAGGGGGACTTCGGGGAGGGGACAGGTGAGGACGGGGGCAGCCGAGTGGTGGTGCAGATGGAGGAGGTCACGCGGACAGTGAACATGGTGATGGTGCTGGTGCCACCGCTGCTGCTGCTCCTCTGCATCCTGGGCCTCACCTACGCCCTGGTGCAGATGCAGCGCAAGGGCGCCCCGCGCATGCTCCTCTACTGCAAGCGCTCGCTGCAGGAGTGGGTCTGAccccgccccgcgcccggccCTCCCGCTCCTCACGGTGCTAACGGGGCCCGGGCTGGCGGTGCCCGTGGTTTTGAGACGGCTCCTGGGGGCACCCAGCAAGGGCCTTCCAtggctccctcagcccctgggtgggggcccctccaggcccctccaacatccctgccagccctgccccattgtttatttatgcccagggttttcttttctttctttctttctttcttttttttttttgcacactaATTGAGTATTTGTTTCTACTTTCCCGACTAGGAGCAGCAGTCCATCAGGGCAGGGGTTAGAGTTTTCTAAATGTAGTTCTGCTCTGGACAGGGGGTTACCTCCCcgaccccaccccttcccaccccgtACTGCCTCTGGCTCGGGCACAGCCAGAGGACCAGAGGGTCAGAAGGCCCAGTTGGAAAGTAGCTGAAGGGTTTTGGAGGGGCCCTCCTCAACCTGAGCGAGCTCTGGAGACTGGGGGGACCTGACTAGTCTCCACCCACCTGAATCTCTGACTTAGGAAGAGCTTACTCCCCGGGGGCAGCCCCAGGCCACAGGGGACAGACAGGAAGGTGAGGTAGCCTACTGGCCATGAGTCATGTTGAGTTTTGGTTGCTTCCCAGCCCACCTCTCTCAACCCCAGTAACTGAGGCTTCTCGTGTCTTAAgacgcccaccccacccccaaccagccAAGGGGCCCACAGCCCCAGCTCCCACATACCGCTTGAGCCCACACCTCCTGGCCTGCCTTACCAAGGACCAAAGGGGGTCTGCCACGGCCCCTCCACCCAGGagcctcgcccccccccccacccgctcccCCAAGGCTGGGCTTCTAGCCCCCGTCCACTCCTCTCTGAGCTATGACCCACTTGGGCTCCTTCCTTGGgcctcttcccacccaccctcaTCCACACCACTGTCCTCAGGGGTCTCAGAACCCCACCGGTCTCAGGCCCCAGCTGCCAAGGTCCCAGTGGCCCCAGGGAGACAGGGGGCTGATGGGTGCCCACAGCCCACCATGCACCAGGCTCGGgggttcctcccctcccctccctgtcccccagggcactggggtggggggggggagacatgTGGAGAGGGGCCAGCAGCTCATCCCCTCATGCAGACTGGGATGTGGCTGTGGAGCCCCAAGAGGAGCCCATTGTGGCCTCGGAGACTCCCCTTCTCCTTGGCTCAGCCCTAAGGGCAGAGacacttcctccttcttttccttcccgaAGTAAGCAGGCGGCAAGGCTGCTGTGGAAATGGTACTGTACAGCCGGCTCTGTCCCCTCTGCTTCCCCTCAGCCCGGGGCAAGCGTGCCTGCCACCCAGATCCCCGAGGCCCCTGGAGGGAGGGGTTCTCATGGGCTGACCTGGATCACAGGTCCAGCGGCTTGCTCCCCCCTCCATCCTCAGAACCGGAGAGCCAGCCaagggatggggggtggaggtCAGTGTCCACCCTCATATGTTTCTTTCTGTAAATAATCTGCACTGATTAAATTGTACAGCCGGCAAGTGTGGCCTCCTTTGTGAGAGGCCCAGGGCTGGACCGTACAGCTGGAGGGGCTGCAGGTGACAGGAGTGAGTCCAGGCTGGGATTAGGGAATTTGCCCTCATGCTGAAGGGACCTTGTTTCCAGGTCTATGGTGGCTCCTTCCCAgtggccctgggaggggcagcGCTCAGAGGAAGGGGTGGTTGCCTTGCATAGACCCGAGAAAGGTGAGGCAGGGGACCGGGATTGACCCTGCCggggtgggaaagagaaggagtACAGCATTTACTTGACATTCATTCATGGTGAGAAAGGGCACCCCAGCTCCCCACAGGCTCTGGGTGTCCAGGAGGGGTGGGAAAACCAGGCCAGGCCACCCAGTCCTTCCACCCATCCAGACTGGGTTCTGGGCCGCCTGAAGACTCAGCTCGGAGGCAAGAGATGGGACGCGGTGCCATTTTGCACTTGAAAAGCTCCCCTCATCACTTGCTCTGCTCAGAGGGTGAGGGGGCACCCGATATCTGCCCCTGTCATAGTTGAAGAAGCAGAAAATCTCACGCTGGGCAGGCTGCAGACAATGCCCAGGACAGCAGGAGACTGAGTGTCACTGCCCCTCGGGTCTGGGCGTGGCTGGCAAGCCTTGCACCCAAGTCCATCCTCTGGGCCAAGGTATCAGGTATCGGCCTGCACCTCCAGAAATGCAATGGTCAGCTCTAGTGTGGTTCCACCCCGACCAGGGAGCAGGCCCGGCCTCCACGACCGACAGCGGGACAGGGTCTTTCAACCTGCTGcaggccccaccctcccctcagcTGCCCacctcttccccagcccccttGATCCCACCCTTTCCTCCCTTTGTGTTGAAAACTGGCTGAGGAGAGTAGGAAATTCTGGCCCTCAGAAGCCCCAAAGGCCTCTCGGGCTCAGCTAGGAAATGGCCTGTGAGCTCCCCCACCACAGGGGCCCTGGCAGTCAGCATGGAGGGCCAAGGCAGAAGCCATCTCGTCAGCTTTTCTGTGGCAGAAGCCACAGGGCCCCACCCAGGTCTGCCCGAAGCCTGAAGCCTTAGGGTCACCCAGAAGCCCAGAGGTCACCAGGCGGGTGGAGGGCGGTGTGGAGGCACAGGGGCGAAAAAGGAGAGGATGCGAGACCTCTCACCGAGCTCTTCCTCAGGGCGCAGGCCAGGGAAGACTTGGCAGACGAGGCCTCAGCTCCTCAGGAAATTGCCTAAGACTTGCACCCCTGAGCTCTCTGGTAAAATCTCAGAGAAACCCAACGGCTGAAGGAACAGCTCATCTGGGGAGCCCCGTTTATTGTCCCTCGGGCTGAGGAGTGTGAAGTTCTCCGAGGTGACTTCAGAGAGACCAGTGGTGCAAtttgacacccctcccccaccaggatGAACAGGAACGTGCATCTTTACATTGGTTTTGTTTAATGTGGCTCTACCTAAACTCACCATGGGCCCCATGGGCCCCGTTTTGCTGATTCCCAAGTAAGATAATTACAAtttaacagatacacaaaaagaagcaaaatataagCCAACCAATTCCCCAGGCCAGTGTTGACAGTGTGGCATGTTCTTTCCAGGCTTCTTGCCTCTGCATTTGCACAGCTTGGAGTTTGAGAGTCTCCAAACATCCTGGGCTTCACAGCCTGAGGCTGAGGGTGCTTACACCTCAATGGAGGGGGTGACGTGGCCTGCCGGGGGTCGCTGGGAGAGTGAAAGGAGGATGGATGGCTGCACAGGGCTGGTGATGGTGCCCGGCACTCAGCAACTGCTCAGTGTGCAATCGCGACCCCAGTGGCCGTGCATACTCCTCCACTTACAGTTTACTCATGAGAAAAGcagggctcagagaagttgagtgacttggctaaagtcacacagctaggaaatggccATGCTGGGAGAAGAACCCAGACAGATTGTCTTGCACGGCAGCTCAGGCCCAGCTCACCCTGGTGCTGCTGGAGAACAGAGACAGGGATGAGGAGGCCTCTGCCCACCCTGGCCTTCCCTCCCCATACATTCTAGGCATCGAAGACCCCAGGGCCACCAACAGAGCCCCCTttcaggctggggcaggggccaactggcctcttcctccccctccaacTTGGCAGAAAAGCCTTTTTGTTGTGGCTCACACAGAGGCCATTCTCTGGCTCACGGAAGGAATGGCCGGCTTCCTGTCCATCCACAGCCTCCCAGACTGCAGCGGACTCCTCCACGTAGGCCCAAGGGGAGCAAGGCTTTCTGTGCCTCTGCATCCTCCAGTCCTGTCTCTGGGGCCCAAGGCTTTCCCCCCTTGCCCCCTTGTGTGGTTTCATGGGTTGAAACTACCCGTGGTTTGGGGATAGCCATCCCGCAGCCGTCCCCCCAAATGCTGGAGATTCCAGGCCTCAAGGTCCTTTCAGGGTGCAGTAGTACCACCCTCATCCCACTGCTCAAGTGGCTTTGGGACCCAAAAGCACTGGGGGAGACCCTGCCAGGCTGCTTGTCCTGTCCCAAATGTCCCCTGCACCTGCTTGCCTCTATGCCTTTGTTTATGCTGTTCCCTCCCACTGGAAAACTCTTCCTTGCACATTTCAGCCTGTCTAAATTGTATAGATCCTTCAAGGCCCAGATTAAGggttgccttttccagattcccaccctccttcctcaaGTTAGTTGAGTTTCCTGCCTTCCTCCGCTGGCTCACCCAGCAGTAGTGTCCTGACCATCGCTTGCCTCCAAGCCTAGCCTGCCCATCCTTACAGGCACCCAGTTGTTGATCGTGGCTCCATTGCTCACCAGCTGAGTGTCCTTGAGCAAGGTGCTTCATGTCTCTGAGCTCAGATTCCCCACTCGTAGAACGGGGCTAATAGCCATGCCTGTTTCATACACTTGTGAGCCTTGACTGAGGGAAGCCCTGTACACACTTAGAACAGCCCCCAGCCCATGTCAGACTCTCAATAGTTTGCTACTAATATCTCTATTTTAGACGCAGGTACCTGATGGCACTGAGGAGGCTTCCCTCCTCGCCTTTCTCTCCAAGAGTGTTTGTGGGATGGGGTCAAAGGTCTCCAAGCCTGGGGACAGGTGCCGGGAGGAGTGACATTCCTGTCCCACCAGCTCCCCTCCCAGCTGCCCAGCCCCTCCTTGCTCTCCGCACCAGCCCTTCTTCCCAGACCCTGACTCAGGTTTCTCCCCAAGGGCTCCCGACATTTCCCACCCCCACATTGTTCACCCACCTCAGTCTTTGCCAGAAATAGCCTCCAAACTCCCCTTCATTTACAACCAAGCTAAAAGGCccctcctggaaaaaaaatggtatcattCCCTGCCAGCATGGATCACAGCAATAAACTAGATTTCCATTAAGAAATCATTCCGAGTCACTGGAAAGGGAGAGGCAGTTATTCCCTGATAATTTCATCCAAGGATACACAGCACCATGCTAAAACCTGTCAGCTTCAGTCAGATCAACCTCTCTGTACCCATGGGGATACTGAGGTCTGGAAGGGGGGCTGATGTAGCCACAGCCCCTTGCTGACTCTGAACTGCCCTGCCTTCTGGTCTTCAGGCAGGACAGGACTCCCCTCCACCACCgtcaccccccacacacaccctttactcctctccctgcccccatcccacccccatgtCGGCCTCCCTTGTCTGCTCCTTGGGAGAGCTGAGGGCAGGGTGCTTTGATTAATCTTGCCTTCCTGATAAAAGGCATTTCTGCACTTCACGGAGCACAGCTCCTGGAGAGGAGTTGTGCCCTCTGCAaacagcaaccccccccccccccccccccacgccatTGTCCTGTGAGCacaacccctccctccctctcaggccTCAGATTCTGGTAGAGCTGACCCCATCCCCTTGGTGGCCAGATGATCTCGTGACCCAGGACCAGCCAATCAGCACCCTAGCTCATGGTTCAGGGGTGGGCAGAAAAGCCATGCCTGGCCAATCAGGGCCTCCCTGTGACTTTTTCTAGAGCCCCTGTGAGAGAGAAGCCCTGTGTCTGTTAGGATTGCTAAGCTACTAgaactggagcctggagctgccaaTGGGTTATCTTGCCACCGCATGTAGACAGCCCGACTCAGAGcagagacagcacagaggaaaatAGAGCCTTGAAGATTCTGGAAGGCAACATTTGAGCACctagatccagccatgcctgaagctctAGGGCCCTAGGCTTTTGGTTACATGTATCAATAaactccctttattttttaagacatggTGAGCTGTTACTGATTTGGGTTTtagttttttcaatttttgccCCGACTGATGGCCAGGGTTCCAAACTTGAGTTTCAAACTTGTGCTTAGCTTAACGCATTCTTTTTGCCCATCTAGGAGTCTTCTTAGGATAGCACCAAACCCCATGACCACAAGACACCCATCTCTTCAACCCTTAACTATTTATGAGAaccagggctctctctctctgacacaacCCCTCCCtactgccacccccacccccaccctgcccaagcCTCAGTAATGCTGCCTAAGACAACGTGGAACACCTGAATCTTCATGAGTCCCTGGGAATCAAGTAGCCAGATGGTGGCAGgcgaggggagtggggaggctcAGTTAACTGTTACGTGGGCTTTTCCAGATTGCAAGAGGTAATACATAGTCAGCCATCAAGGACAATAAGGAAATCACAGAAATAGCAAAGATGACTACGAAAAATGCCAGCAATTTCTACTCTCCTGCCAAACAACCCTAACATTTGAATGTAAACCCTATAGGCTTCCCTTTATGagtatatattaacatattttatttttaaaacatgagttCATACCAGGCATGTTGTTTTTTCACCTGCCTTTTCCATCGAATATAGCATGAGCTTTGGATGAGAAACATAAGATACAGAAAACTCTCACTTTCTTTGTTGCTTGAATTTTTATGAGCATGCATTATATGCCCATAATGATGAAACAAGCAAGTAAACAGTCTATCTTGAACCCCTTTTTGTGTCCACAGATGGTTTTCTTTTGGTGGATGCATTCTATGGATGCCCCAGAGGAGTTTTCTCAACCCGTGGCAAAACAGTTACagataatattttagaaacatcCAGAATTATCGCAAATAGTTCTCAAGGGCTCACACTGCACCAGCCATTATATACTTTACTGTAGTTAATCCTGGTAAGAACCCCACGGGGTAGTTCTTCTGTTTGCACTTCATACCAGAGGAgcacaaggctcagagaggtgaaggaatttgctcaaggtcacacagctaatcagTGGTAAACTCACGCCCCACTTGCTTCTGAATCCAAAGCTCTTGAcccttcatttattcagtaaatgtcTGCTGATGTCAGGAGGCAGGCCAAGGATCCAGCAGTGAATAACACAGAGAGCCTCCCTCATGGGGTTCACATTTGAGGAAGATGAGCATCCTAGGCAGAGGGGATAGGCTGTGCAAAGATCCTGAGGCTGGACCAGGTCTAGTGTGtttaaggaacagaaaggagacaAGCAGCCTGACAAAGAGGAGGTGGCCCTCTGTTAAGCAATGAGTTTTAGAGCTACAGAGTTCTCAGCCTAAGCCCCTCTTgtacagatgggtaaactgaggcctggaCAAAAACAGGTATTGGCCCAAGTCAGTGTTCGTTCTCAGCTCTGTAGAACTGAAGACCCGTGCTGGTTCCAGGAGGATGCCCATGCCAGCTGTGTTCACTGCCCAAAGAGAATCCCCCTCCAGCCTCTCCTGATGTGTATGAAGTtctttgtccccacccccaactccccaccAGAGCCTCTTACTCAGCTCCTAATGAAGAGGAAGACATTCAGCAGACAAGGGATTCTGTGTGCAGATGATATCACCCATGGAGGAACGGGTCCCAGAGAACAGAACTTAGTttcctgggtggggtgggggtgtcggGGGTGAGGGGGCTGTGCTCCTGTCCCCCCGCTGTCCCCAGATACCAGAAGGGGACCCATAATTTTATTGGGAGGCTAGCCGCACGGACACCCTGCACCAGCAGTCTGCTCTAGGCTGTGGGGACAGCAGGAGCTGCcctgagaacattttaaaagggcACCAGAGAAGGGGTAGTGCGGTGAATCAGAAAAAGTCCTACATCAGGGCCCGGAGCCCAGCTCTGTCCAGCAACTTCCATGAGCTCTCAACCCTTGCTGTAAGATGGGAAATCAGCTCAATGGTGGACCTAAATACGGGCCAACAGGAGGCCCTGCTTACTGCTGCGGCATCAGTGCTGTTGCCCCGCAGTGCCCACCGCCTATTTCTTGGCTGCATGCCTTGATCTTCATCTGAAGAGCcagccctctcccactctcagtTTACAACTTGCAGAAAGGCCGCCCTTCCCCCCAGCTGTAAGTGCGGGTGGGAAGCAGGAGGAGTGAATCCCCTATCCCCACCTGCATTCCTACTAGGGACGGGCAGGGGTCCAAGGCATCTCTGGCCTTTGTCGGTATGTGGGAACAGCCTGCATGCAAAGGAGCAGCACACAAGGGAACAGAGACACAAGATAGAAAGACGGCATTGTTCGAGCCCCTGGATGTAGCCAGACCTGATGTCAATACCCTTACTTTTTTTGTGAGAGCCAGTAAATACTTTTGTCAGTCATTTAAGATGGAATTTCTGTGATTTGTAACTGAGAAAAATACAACAAAGCACAACTGTCACTTAATCAAGTTCTTTGTCACGAAAGTCTGGGGCTCAGTGAGGACAGACTTGCCTCAGGTCACATACAACTTAGAAGTAGAGGGAAAGCTCTAGAAGCCCAGACAACCCATCCCCAGTCACAATGCCCTGCTCACCAAGGTCTGCCAGGTCACCTGATGTGCagccctctccaccccacccccaacatctgTGTGAACTTGAAAGTGAACAAAAGGCTTTGCAAACACATGATCTTGTTTAGTTTCATAAATACATTGAGCAGTTTGGGAATCAATACTAAGgaagtctattttctttctttcttcttctttttttgagtttatgtatttattttgagaggggtggggtagtggcagagagagagagacaaagggagagagaatcccaaggaggctctgcactgtcagcacagagcctgatgcagggcttgaactcacccagatgccccaggaaatCTATTTTCAAAACATGAGAAAACTTTCGTGCACAAAAACGTTCATTCACCTGTATTTGGAATGAGAGTAACTGGAAGCACCCAAAGGACCCAATAACAGGACGTTGATTAAATAAGTGGCATATTCTCTGATGGAATAGCATACAACCATGTCTAGGTGGTGATTCTGGAAATCGTCCATGCAGTAGCaccagggagggagggcggggggaagggCTCTTCTGCAAACTACAGAAgacagaggggaaaggagaagggaaattaGCCCTATAGCAGATCTGAAAGGGGCCTTCAAGAGCGTGTGGTCTATTTTCtagtgggggaaactgaggcccaaaaagTCACCATGGTTTTTCCCAGGATCCCTGAGCAAATTAGTGGCAGAGCTGATCTCAGACCTGGTCCTGTGGTCCCTGGAGGAAGGTAGAGGTCCCAGCCCTCACTCAATTACTCATGTGCACTATatgcattctttctctgtgcaTAAAGTGAAAACATTGCAGATCAGGCAAGAATCCAGATCCTTCTCACTGCTCAGAGATAACTGCTCCTTCAGGGTGGTGTTCATCATCCCGGACCACTTCTGTGCATTTATACtctatatttatctattcatAATTGAGGTCGTATGTGTTTCATGACTGATTTGTTTGCTTAACAGAAAGGTTATATTGTGTGCAATGTCCTACA
This genomic interval from Panthera leo isolate Ple1 chromosome E2, P.leo_Ple1_pat1.1, whole genome shotgun sequence contains the following:
- the MMP15 gene encoding matrix metalloproteinase-15; amino-acid sequence: MGSDRRAPGRPGWAGSLLGGREAAARPRLLPLLLVLLGCLGRGAAAEDAEVNAENWLRLYGYLPQPSRHMSTMRSAQILASALAEMQRFYGIPVTGVLDEETKAWMKRPRCGVPDQFGVRVKANLRRRRKRYALTGRKWNNHHLTFSIQNYTEKLGWYHSLEAVRRAFRVWEQATPLVFQEVPYEDIRLRRQKEADIMVLFASGFHGDSSPFDGTGGFLAHAYFPGPGLGGDTHFDADEPWTFSSTDLHGNSLFLVAVHELGHALGLEHSSNPSAIMAPFYQWMDTDTFQLPEDDLRGIQQLYGTPDGQPQPTRPLPTVTPRRPGRPDHRPPRPPQPPPPGGKPERPPKPGPPAQPRATERPDQYGPNICDGDFDTVAMLRGEMFVFKGRWFWRVRHNRVLDNYPMPIGHFWRGLPSDISAAYERQDGRFVFFKGDRYWLFREANLEPGYPQPLTSYGLGIPYDRIDTAIWWEPTGHTFFFQEDRYWRFNEDTQRGDPGYPKPISVWQGIPTSPKGAFLSNDAAYTYFYKGTKYWKFDNERLRMEPGYPKSILRDFMGCQEHVDTGPRWPDVARPPFNPDGGAEPGADGDSEEGDEGREAGAGGGEGDFGEGTGEDGGSRVVVQMEEVTRTVNMVMVLVPPLLLLLCILGLTYALVQMQRKGAPRMLLYCKRSLQEWV